One Desulfurobacterium indicum genomic window, CACAGATCAACCAGAATAGGAATAGGTTTTTTCGTATTTTCTTCAACCTTCCTAACAAGGCGAATCCTTTTCTTGTGTTCTTCGTGTGTTCCGTGAGACATATTAAGTCTAACAACATTAAGTCCCTCTTTCACCAGTCTTTCAAGAACTCTCTCATCACTAACTGCCGGTCCTAAAGTTGCAACTATTTTTGCTCTTTTCATAATCCCCCTCATAAAACGATGTTTTCTCTCAATCTCAAATTCTAATATATTTCGTTTAACCTAAAGACAACAAAACAATTAGCAAATGGTATAATTCTCACTGAGTTTCTCACTTTCCCCGGAGGAAAAAGATGAACGCCTTTACCATAATTTCAAAAAGTGGTTTTATCGGCTATGTTTTACTAATGCTGTCAATAGTTGCACTTGCCATAGTAATTGAAAAAATAATAGTGCTGAGATCATCCAAAATAGCCCCTCAGGAAGAGATCAGAACTATGGTAATGCTTCTATCTTCCGAGAAAATAGGCGACGTAATAGAATTTTGTAAAAGAAACAAATTTCTAATTTCTGAGATAATAATAGAAGCTTTCAGAAATATTGGAGAAATATCAAGGACGAACTTCCTTAATGCTTTTGAAGTAATAGCAAGAAAAAGAATAGCAGAACTTGAAAGAGGAATGACATTACTTGCAACAATAGCAACCGTTGCACCTCTTTTGGGACTTTTAGGGACTGTTCTCGGAATGGTAAAAATTTTTGGTGTTCTTGATACAGGAACAGCAGCTATGGCAAATCCCCAACAACTTTCAGCAGGTATAGCAGAAGCACTTTTGACTACCGTATTTGGCCTGATAGTCGCCGTTCCTTCTTATGTTGCTTACAACCTTCTTCAGAGAAAACTTGATAAACTGGTGTTTGACATAGAACAGGCAGGGGTAATAATTGCTAACAACTTAAAAGGCTTTAAACAGTAAGGAGGTAAGCATGGAAGAATTGAAAAAGATAATTGAACAAGCATGGGAAAATAGAGAGCTTTTAAAAGATGAGAAAACGAAAGAAGCTATCAGAGAAGTTATAGCCCTTCTTGACGAAGGAAAAATACGCGTCGCTGAAAGAGAAGACGTGGGAAAATGGAAGGTAAACGATTGGATTAAGAAAGCAATCCTTCTATTTTTCCCGATATCGGAAATGAAAACAATGGAAGTTGGACCTTTTGAATACTATGACAAAATTCCCCTTAAAAAAGATTGGGAAAAACGCGGTGTAAGGGTTGTTCCACCGGCAACGGCAAGATACGGTTCATATATAGAACCTGGTGCAATACTGATGCCATCTTACGTAAACATAGGTGCCTACGTTGGAAGCGGCACCATGGTTGATACATGGGCAACTGTAGGTTCATGTGCACAAATCGGTAAAAACGTTCACCTGTCAGGTGGCGTGGGAATCGGTGGTGTTCTTGAACCACCGGGAGCAAGACCGGTAATAATAGAAGACAACTGTTTCATAGGTTCAAGATGTATCATCGTTGAAGGTGCAGTAATAGAAGAAGAAGCTGTCCTCGGTGCTGGTGTTGTTATAACAGCTTCAACAAAAATTATTGACGTAACGGGCGATGAACCTATCGAATATAAAGGAAGAATCCCCGCAAGAAGTGTGGTTATCCCTGGAACGAGAATCAAAAAGTTTCCTGCAGGTGAATACGGACTTCCCTGTGCTCTGATTATCGGAAAAAGAAAAGAATCTACCGATAAGAAAACTTCCCTTAACGAAGTCTTAAGAGAATTCAACCTTCCTGTATAACACACTAGCTTTTGAGGGAAGGGGTATTCTCCTTCCCTTTTCATTATCTCCCATAAAGGCCAACCATTTCAGCCGTTGTAATAACATGGCCGTCTATAGCTCTCAAAAGCTCAGATCTTGTAGCTCCGGAAGGTAAACCCGTTGACTCAATATCAAGAGCAAGCAGAATAAAAAAGTACCTGTGAGGTTTTCCGGGAGGCGGGCAAGGACCGTTATAACCTATTCTTCCAAAATCGTTAAGGCCCTGTTTTA contains:
- a CDS encoding MotA/TolQ/ExbB proton channel family protein, whose protein sequence is MNAFTIISKSGFIGYVLLMLSIVALAIVIEKIIVLRSSKIAPQEEIRTMVMLLSSEKIGDVIEFCKRNKFLISEIIIEAFRNIGEISRTNFLNAFEVIARKRIAELERGMTLLATIATVAPLLGLLGTVLGMVKIFGVLDTGTAAMANPQQLSAGIAEALLTTVFGLIVAVPSYVAYNLLQRKLDKLVFDIEQAGVIIANNLKGFKQ
- a CDS encoding 2,3,4,5-tetrahydropyridine-2,6-dicarboxylate N-succinyltransferase, translated to MEELKKIIEQAWENRELLKDEKTKEAIREVIALLDEGKIRVAEREDVGKWKVNDWIKKAILLFFPISEMKTMEVGPFEYYDKIPLKKDWEKRGVRVVPPATARYGSYIEPGAILMPSYVNIGAYVGSGTMVDTWATVGSCAQIGKNVHLSGGVGIGGVLEPPGARPVIIEDNCFIGSRCIIVEGAVIEEEAVLGAGVVITASTKIIDVTGDEPIEYKGRIPARSVVIPGTRIKKFPAGEYGLPCALIIGKRKESTDKKTSLNEVLREFNLPV